In bacterium, the genomic window CGGTCGTAGGCCGCCAGGTCGGACGTCGGCGCGGCGCCCACGCGCCTACCGGCGGGCTTCGCGGATCCTGGCCTTGCGACCGGTGCGGCCACGCAGGTAGTACAGCTTGGCCCGGCGGATGCGACCCTTCTTCTTCACCGAGATCGAGTCGATGTTCGGCGACTCGAGGGGGAAGATGCGCTCGACGGCGATGCCGCCGCTCATCTTCCGCACGGTGACCGAGGCCTCGAGGCCCGTGCCCGCGCGGCCGATGACGGCCCCGATGAAGTTCTGGATGCGGGTCTTGCCGCCCTCCTGGATCTTCACGGCGACCGTGATCGT contains:
- the rplS gene encoding 50S ribosomal protein L19, whose amino-acid sequence is MNIVEQMRATGLRTDLPDFNIGDTITVAVKIQEGGKTRIQNFIGAVIGRAGTGLEASVTVRKMSGGIAVERIFPLESPNIDSISVKKKGRIRRAKLYYLRGRTGRKARIREARR